A genomic stretch from Octopus sinensis linkage group LG14, ASM634580v1, whole genome shotgun sequence includes:
- the LOC115218775 gene encoding oocyte zinc finger protein XlCOF6, translating to MYSTQSNMYPVGQQFMCDICGRAFSLYDQLKLHKRSHTTDNKMYNCEVCKKSFTQKINLKNHARTHTGEKPFSCPTCSKSFSQRGNLKIHQRSHTGERPFHCHLCPKAFSQKGNLKTHVRTHVNKRVFTCETCGKVFTHKSLLQCHEKAHMFERMSNISDVYTPNNSAVFDLNNPARPMH from the coding sequence ATGTATTCAACACAATCTAACATGTATCCTGTTGGGCAGCAGTTTATGTGTGATATCTGCGGTCGTGCTTTTTCACTCTATGACCAGCTGAAGTTGCACAAACGTTCCCATACCACTGATAACAAGATGTACAACTGTGAGGTGTGCAAAAAATCATTCACACAGAAAATCAACTTGAAGAACCATGCCCGAActcacactggagaaaaaccattttCATGCCCAACATGTTCGAAATCCTTCAGTCAACGTGGCAACCTGAAAATACACCAACGTTCTCACACAGGTGAAAGGCCTTTCCATTGTCACCTTTGTCCCAAAGCCTTTAGTCAGAAGGGAAACCTAAAAACACATGTTCGAACTCATGTCAACAAGCGTGTTTTCACCTGTGAAACATGTGGTAAAGTCTTTACCCATAAGTCATTGCTTCAGTGTCATGAAAAGGCTCACATGTTTGAAAGAATGTCAAATATCTCTGATGTCTACACACCAAACAACAGTGCTGTTTTTGACTTGAACAATCCAGCTAGACCCATGCACTAA